In a single window of the Scyliorhinus canicula chromosome 1, sScyCan1.1, whole genome shotgun sequence genome:
- the gpn3 gene encoding GPN-loop GTPase 3 yields the protein MPRFAQLVMGPAGSGKSTYCSTIQQHCEVLNRSVQVVNLDPAAEYFDYPILADIRELIQVDDVMEDDSLRFGPNGGLIFCMEYFANNFDWLADCLGHVEDDYILFDCPGQIELYTHLPIMKQLVEQLQQWEFRVCGVFLVDSQFMVESFKFVSGVLTALGAMVSLEIPQVNIMTKMDLLNKKAKKEIEKYLDPDMYSLMQDSTDTWKSKKFKKLTKAICGLVDDYSMVRFLPFDRSDEECINIVLQHIDFSIQYGEDFEVKEPKDQEDTDTPSTSEQFFQGAAAD from the exons ATGCCTCGATTTGCCCAACTGGTGATGGGACCTGCCGGCAGCGGGAAG AGCACTTACTGTTCCACTATACAGCAGCACTGTGAGGTGTTAAATCGATCTGTGCAGGTGGTGAACCTTGACCCTGCTGCAGAATACTTTGACTATCCTATCTTGGCAG ATATCCGGGAGCTCATCCAAGTGGACGATGTaatggaggatgattctttgcgGTTTGGTCCGAATGGTGGACTCATTTTCTGTATGGAATACTTCGCCAACAATTTTGATTGGCTGGCAGATTGTCTAGGTCATGTGGAAGATGACTATATACTATTCGATTGTCCAG GTCAGATTGAGTTATACACTCATCTTCCAATAATGAAGCAGCTAGTGGAACAGTTGCAGCAGTGGGAGTTTCGTGTCTGCGGGGTATTTCTTGTTGACTCTCAATTTATGGTGGAGTCATTCAAG TTTGTGTCAGGTGTTTTGACAGCTCTCGGTGCAATGGTATCTCTGGAAATTCCTCAGGTCAATATCATGACAAAAATGGATTTACTGAACAAGAAAgcaaaaaaagaaattgaaaa GTATTTAGACCCTGATATGTATTCATTGATGCAGGATTCAACTGATACTTGGAAAAGCAAGAAATTCAAAAAGCTAACAAAAGCAATTTGTGGATTG GTTGATGACTACAGTATGGTTCGTTTTTTGCCATTTGACCGCTCAGATGAAGAATGCATTAATATAGTCTTGCAGCACATTGACTTCTCCATTCAGTATGGAGAGGATTTTGAAGTCAAAGAACCAAAG GATCAAGAAGACACTGATACCCCAAGCACAAGTGAGCAGTTTTTCCAAGGTGCAGCAGCAGACTGA